In Geminocystis sp. NIES-3709, a single genomic region encodes these proteins:
- a CDS encoding ATP-binding protein, whose translation MKIKIKNLGIFKQAEFTLGDLTIICGKNNTGKTYVTYSLFGFLNFWHNIISCEIEQTDIEKLLREGIVHINLGKYLDNSQQIIEYGCRKYIDLLPFVFSSPENSFKNTSFSIDIDLGKNQLNQKYEEFIGSTNKQIFSLEKKEDSKELVITLLSENKEIEISENVIKKIISSIIKNIVFSQFFPNPFIVSAERTGTAIFRQELETPRILLHEAKTIKYPLAVKKNIEFIKDLDIIVKQDSFIIKEYPDILNDFTNIIGGIYNINKNDQIYFVPTGKKIKLSMDESSSGVRSLLDLGFYLKHIAKKGDLLIIDEPELNLHPENQRLIARLLARLINLDIKVLITTHSDYIIKELNTLIMLNQDKPYLQEIALREGYRKEELLSPNQLKVYIAKEELISLDNRQRRTRCQTLVEADITPDLGIEVSSFDDTIETMNRIQDEIIWGE comes from the coding sequence ATGAAAATAAAAATAAAAAATCTGGGTATTTTTAAACAAGCAGAATTTACTTTAGGTGATTTAACAATTATTTGTGGCAAGAATAATACTGGAAAAACTTATGTAACTTATTCATTATTTGGATTCTTAAATTTTTGGCACAATATTATTAGTTGTGAAATAGAACAAACTGATATTGAAAAATTATTAAGGGAAGGAATCGTTCATATAAATTTAGGAAAATATTTAGATAATAGTCAACAGATTATTGAATACGGATGCCGTAAATATATTGACTTATTACCCTTCGTTTTTTCCTCCCCTGAAAATAGCTTTAAAAATACAAGTTTTTCTATTGATATAGATTTGGGAAAAAATCAACTTAATCAAAAATATGAAGAATTTATTGGTTCGACAAACAAGCAAATATTTTCCTTAGAAAAAAAAGAAGATTCAAAAGAATTAGTTATTACTTTATTATCAGAAAATAAGGAAATAGAAATTTCTGAAAATGTTATAAAAAAAATTATTTCATCTATTATTAAAAATATAGTTTTTTCTCAATTTTTTCCTAATCCTTTTATTGTTAGTGCAGAAAGAACAGGTACTGCAATTTTCCGACAAGAGTTAGAAACTCCTCGTATTTTATTACATGAAGCAAAAACAATTAAATATCCTTTAGCTGTTAAAAAAAATATTGAATTTATCAAAGATCTTGATATTATTGTTAAACAAGATAGTTTTATTATTAAAGAATATCCTGATATATTAAATGATTTTACTAATATTATTGGGGGTATTTATAATATTAATAAAAATGATCAAATTTATTTTGTCCCAACCGGAAAAAAAATTAAGTTATCAATGGATGAAAGTTCTAGTGGTGTCAGATCATTATTAGATTTAGGTTTTTATCTTAAACATATAGCTAAAAAAGGAGATTTGTTAATAATTGATGAACCTGAATTAAACTTACACCCAGAAAATCAGCGTTTAATTGCTAGACTTTTAGCCAGATTAATTAATTTAGATATTAAAGTATTAATTACTACTCACAGTGATTATATTATTAAAGAATTAAATACTCTAATAATGTTAAATCAAGATAAACCTTATTTACAAGAAATTGCTTTGCGTGAAGGTTATCGAAAAGAAGAATTATTATCTCCAAATCAATTAAAAGTTTATATAGCCAAAGAAGAATTAATCTCTTTAGATAATCGTCAACGTCGTACTCGTTGTCAGACTTTAGTAGAAGCAGATATAACTCCTGATTTGGGTATTGAAGTTAGTAGCTTTGATGATACGATCGAAACGATGAATCGTATTCAGGATGAGATTATTTGGGGGGAATAA
- a CDS encoding MBL fold metallo-hydrolase gives MIRRQEILSIPQVPLSCYPFGVGNYTEGVAILLQIGNYRILLDCGIADIDCFSPSNQPPANWVFCSHAHQDHARSLLSLHQQFPKLPIYTSDVTAKLLPLNWLEENNTNSFAQVLPWRSPISLQSDLTVELYPAGHLPGAACFLFQYSYNNRVYKIFYTGDFCLSNLQLVEGLSLDSLRGLNPDVLIVEGSYGTARHPHRRQQEKHLMERIKTALNSNINVILPVPTFGLGQELLKLLRSHHQFTGTNLDIWVDGDLPTACDLYLELMDYFPANVQNFAKHQSLFWDDKIKPRMRRVTEVSSRHDLTISPSIVLTDKLSHLQEYCGKSREKWLVLIPEQSKINHSSIFQEFTTNINPKNILVENYLLAEHSDGRNTTQLVHNLRPQHIVFIHGSPNYLADLTSLEELQNRYQLHSPSVGITVDLPIGAQFMQPKVTPQTNYEGELNETGAYITITLPEQINRDPRWQNFADTGLVEARWQGEELVLRGLSQRELLQQNSILRRQLNPESCGNCIYYREQICSNNDSPLNTLKVPADGYCPLFEGI, from the coding sequence ATGATCAGGCGGCAAGAAATACTTTCAATACCGCAAGTACCTCTTTCCTGTTATCCCTTCGGTGTGGGTAACTATACTGAGGGGGTAGCCATTTTACTTCAAATTGGCAACTATCGCATTTTACTTGATTGTGGAATCGCCGATATAGACTGTTTCTCTCCTTCAAATCAACCCCCAGCGAATTGGGTTTTTTGTAGTCACGCTCATCAAGATCATGCACGTAGTCTATTGTCTTTACATCAACAATTTCCTAAATTACCTATTTACACCAGTGATGTTACGGCTAAGTTATTACCTCTAAATTGGCTAGAAGAAAATAATACTAATTCTTTTGCTCAAGTTTTGCCTTGGCGATCGCCAATTAGTTTACAATCAGATTTAACAGTAGAATTATATCCTGCTGGACATTTACCCGGTGCGGCTTGTTTTTTATTTCAATATAGCTACAATAATCGAGTTTATAAAATTTTTTACACGGGAGATTTTTGTTTATCTAATTTACAATTGGTGGAAGGATTATCTCTTGATAGTTTGCGAGGATTAAATCCAGATGTATTAATTGTTGAAGGTAGCTATGGTACTGCAAGACATCCTCATCGCCGTCAACAAGAAAAGCATTTAATGGAAAGAATCAAAACGGCTTTAAATAGTAATATTAATGTTATTTTGCCGGTACCTACTTTTGGTTTAGGACAAGAATTGTTAAAATTGTTACGATCGCATCATCAATTTACAGGAACAAACTTAGATATATGGGTGGATGGAGACTTACCCACGGCTTGTGACTTGTATTTAGAATTAATGGACTATTTTCCGGCTAATGTGCAGAATTTTGCTAAACATCAATCTTTATTTTGGGATGATAAAATCAAACCAAGAATGCGTCGAGTTACAGAGGTTTCCTCTCGTCATGATTTAACAATTTCTCCAAGCATTGTTTTAACAGACAAATTAAGCCATTTACAAGAATATTGTGGTAAAAGTCGGGAAAAATGGTTAGTTTTGATACCAGAACAATCTAAAATCAATCATAGCTCTATATTTCAAGAATTTACTACGAATATTAACCCTAAAAACATCCTCGTCGAAAACTACCTTCTAGCAGAACATAGTGACGGAAGAAATACAACTCAACTCGTTCATAATTTACGTCCACAACATATTGTATTTATTCATGGATCACCCAATTATCTAGCCGATTTAACCAGTTTAGAAGAATTACAAAATCGTTATCAATTACATTCTCCTTCTGTAGGTATCACGGTAGATTTGCCCATTGGTGCGCAGTTTATGCAACCAAAAGTAACTCCTCAAACCAACTATGAAGGGGAATTAAACGAAACAGGGGCATATATTACTATAACTTTGCCTGAACAAATTAACAGAGATCCTCGTTGGCAAAATTTTGCTGATACAGGATTAGTTGAAGCTCGATGGCAAGGAGAAGAGTTAGTATTAAGAGGATTATCTCAAAGAGAATTATTACAACAGAATAGTATATTGCGTCGTCAATTAAACCCTGAATCCTGTGGTAATTGTATTTATTATCGAGAGCAAATTTGTAGCAATAATGATTCTCCACTTAATACTTTAAAAGTACCTGCAGATGGTTATTGTCCTCTTTTTGAAGGAATCTAA
- a CDS encoding alpha/beta hydrolase, which produces MKKQIIWISISLIITIFFPKSIEAAEKINLVYNSLVFSISIDSLEHFAKTGELKSDLKQYTSSLDEKTLAEIRFFLNKNYNFDKIIVSKLSHTSLGEDLLTELGKVISTHRDKNGFYAIRGAILTTANQQSSWTILDVLRNFPASGVFVNLELLAQLKDDMFSYQSYRDAIAKSIELQANTEKAQFANTNLNTLENLSQKGKYQVSQETIMVERQDLRQTTQGFVREYSFEVDVYFPQNQEEKKPLILISHGFGSLKENFVNLAQHLASYGFIVAVPEHIGSNLQYREELLKGTLSSALSPVEYIARPQDISSVIDKIKELASKQEIWQKRVDFSKIGAIGDSLGGTTVLSLAGAPLNIARLKTECQQNQVIVNTALILQCQASHLPPVEYNLQDSRIKAIISTHPLTSAIFGPESLSKIKIPIMITAGSNDVITPVVIEQIHPFLWLKSPFKYLLFFQPGTHFSSTQPIPEYTLNNMPEVLIGKNRAITSQYFYGIAVAFMEAYLNNNQKYLAYLTANYGDFSGSENFKVSQISNLTPDNIIQVYGNNLPLQIIPPLVVSFPLENDDRSIIEDIKSNGILKVAYPQNSPPFGYINNEGYWEGYCGFLGDELATYLQTQLDLSLKPDIVFLPSNLNNRFDLVKTNQVHLECGANSMIKTFEDASFSIPFFVTGNYFLIPKALDNKFNTNQSLQNFRIGVIKNTSTATFLAEKYPQVKPIYFNELEGFKEEIKALENNSIDAIIDSRILLENQLSSLKNPKEYQIVPSLPLNCDYYGLLLPKQDKEWIEIVNSFLTKTPLREKYFLPEVETNLVKTLNYCLNQSK; this is translated from the coding sequence ATGAAAAAACAAATTATATGGATTAGTATTAGTCTTATAATAACAATATTTTTTCCTAAATCAATTGAAGCGGCTGAAAAAATTAATTTAGTTTATAATTCTCTTGTTTTTTCTATTTCGATCGATTCTTTAGAACATTTTGCTAAAACCGGTGAATTAAAAAGTGATCTAAAGCAATATACATCATCTTTAGATGAAAAAACCTTAGCAGAAATTCGTTTTTTTCTTAATAAAAATTATAATTTTGACAAGATAATTGTTTCTAAATTAAGTCATACTTCTTTAGGAGAAGATTTATTGACAGAATTAGGAAAAGTAATTTCAACTCATAGAGATAAAAATGGTTTTTATGCTATTCGTGGTGCTATTTTAACCACCGCTAATCAACAATCCTCATGGACAATTCTTGACGTTTTACGTAATTTTCCTGCCTCTGGTGTTTTTGTTAATTTAGAATTGTTAGCACAGTTAAAAGATGATATGTTTTCATATCAAAGTTATAGAGATGCTATTGCAAAATCGATCGAGCTTCAAGCTAACACAGAAAAAGCACAATTTGCAAATACCAACTTAAATACCCTAGAAAACTTGAGTCAGAAAGGAAAGTATCAAGTCAGTCAAGAAACTATCATGGTGGAAAGACAAGACTTAAGACAAACAACTCAAGGATTTGTCAGAGAATATAGTTTCGAGGTAGATGTCTATTTTCCTCAAAATCAAGAAGAAAAAAAACCATTAATACTAATATCTCACGGATTTGGCTCATTAAAAGAAAATTTCGTCAATTTAGCTCAACATTTAGCTAGTTATGGTTTTATAGTAGCAGTGCCTGAGCATATTGGGAGTAATTTACAATATAGAGAAGAATTATTAAAAGGTACATTAAGCAGTGCATTAAGTCCAGTAGAATATATAGCTAGGCCTCAAGATATATCCTCAGTGATAGATAAAATCAAAGAATTAGCCTCTAAACAAGAAATTTGGCAAAAAAGAGTCGATTTTAGTAAAATTGGTGCGATCGGGGATTCATTAGGTGGTACTACAGTTTTGTCTCTAGCCGGTGCTCCCTTAAACATAGCACGACTAAAGACAGAATGTCAGCAAAATCAAGTGATTGTTAACACGGCTTTGATTTTACAATGCCAAGCAAGTCATCTTCCCCCCGTAGAATACAATCTTCAAGATTCGAGAATAAAAGCCATAATATCGACTCATCCTCTCACAAGTGCTATTTTTGGGCCTGAAAGTTTGAGTAAGATAAAAATACCAATTATGATCACTGCAGGAAGTAATGACGTTATTACTCCTGTTGTCATCGAACAAATACATCCTTTTCTGTGGTTAAAAAGTCCTTTTAAATATTTATTATTTTTCCAACCGGGTACTCATTTTAGTTCGACTCAGCCAATTCCAGAGTACACTTTGAATAATATGCCAGAAGTGTTAATTGGAAAAAATAGAGCGATAACAAGTCAATACTTTTATGGAATAGCCGTGGCTTTTATGGAAGCCTACTTAAATAATAATCAAAAATATTTAGCTTATTTAACTGCTAATTATGGAGATTTTTCTGGCTCAGAGAATTTTAAAGTCTCTCAAATTAGTAATTTAACACCAGACAATATTATTCAAGTTTATGGTAATAATTTACCTCTACAAATTATCCCTCCTTTAGTCGTTTCTTTTCCTTTAGAAAATGACGATCGTTCCATAATAGAAGATATAAAAAGTAATGGGATCTTAAAAGTTGCTTATCCCCAAAATAGTCCTCCTTTTGGCTATATCAATAATGAAGGATATTGGGAAGGTTATTGTGGATTTTTAGGTGATGAATTAGCCACTTACTTACAAACTCAACTAGATTTATCTTTAAAGCCTGATATAGTTTTTTTACCTTCTAATTTAAACAATCGTTTTGATTTAGTTAAAACCAATCAAGTTCATTTAGAATGTGGTGCAAATAGCATGATTAAAACTTTTGAAGATGCTAGTTTCTCTATTCCTTTTTTCGTCACGGGTAATTACTTTCTAATTCCGAAAGCTTTAGATAATAAATTTAATACAAATCAATCTCTACAAAATTTTAGAATAGGGGTTATAAAAAATACTTCTACTGCAACTTTTTTAGCAGAAAAATATCCCCAAGTTAAGCCAATATACTTTAATGAATTAGAAGGATTCAAAGAAGAAATAAAAGCTCTCGAAAATAACTCGATCGATGCAATTATAGACAGTAGAATTCTATTAGAAAATCAATTATCATCTCTCAAAAATCCGAAAGAATATCAGATAGTACCTTCATTACCATTAAACTGTGATTATTATGGTCTATTGTTGCCAAAACAAGATAAAGAATGGATAGAAATAGTGAATAGTTTTTTAACAAAAACCCCTCTGAGGGAAAAATACTTTTTACCAGAAGTAGAAACTAATTTAGTAAAAACCCTTAATTATTGTCTTAATCAAAGTAAATAA
- the cruF gene encoding gamma-carotene 1'-hydroxylase CruF, with product MIEKCNLRGEKPLFKDIFREKEGYFLISHVVAMIFGLAGLLLVLPHPEFIASLPEIGQWAFSWSMIGGGVVYMILGWAAIAIYAYRQLGTFHWLAFMIPALGISLISELLGTSTGFPFGAYHYLSGLGYKISGLVPFTIPLSWFYLGFSSYLIARVGLNKLAIHSWLKDLGSIVFGSLLLMSWDFVLDPAMSQTTVPFWLWDQPGEFFGMPYQNFIGWFGTGFIFMTVATYLWNLKPLDFDNISLTIPAGVYIGNFGFAMVMSMGAGFYLPIVLGILLGILPLVVFLWLANQNNNQEKNASAETLASVPQ from the coding sequence ATGATAGAAAAGTGCAACTTGAGAGGAGAAAAACCCTTGTTTAAAGACATATTTAGAGAAAAAGAAGGTTATTTTTTGATCAGCCATGTCGTGGCAATGATCTTTGGTTTAGCCGGATTACTGTTGGTTTTACCTCACCCGGAATTTATCGCCAGTTTACCAGAAATTGGACAATGGGCTTTTAGCTGGTCAATGATTGGAGGAGGAGTTGTATATATGATTCTAGGGTGGGCTGCGATCGCTATTTATGCTTATCGTCAATTAGGTACATTTCACTGGTTAGCTTTTATGATTCCTGCTTTGGGAATTTCTCTCATTAGCGAATTATTAGGTACAAGTACAGGATTCCCCTTTGGTGCTTATCACTACCTTTCTGGTTTAGGCTACAAAATATCAGGTTTAGTGCCTTTTACCATTCCTTTATCTTGGTTTTATCTTGGTTTTAGCAGTTATCTCATTGCTAGAGTTGGCTTAAATAAATTAGCAATTCATTCTTGGTTAAAAGATTTAGGCTCGATCGTATTTGGTTCATTACTATTAATGTCATGGGATTTTGTTTTAGATCCGGCTATGAGTCAAACAACAGTACCATTCTGGTTATGGGATCAACCCGGAGAATTTTTCGGAATGCCTTATCAAAACTTTATCGGCTGGTTTGGTACAGGATTTATTTTTATGACTGTAGCTACTTATCTTTGGAACTTGAAACCCTTAGATTTTGACAACATTTCTCTCACTATTCCTGCTGGAGTATATATCGGAAACTTTGGTTTTGCGATGGTGATGAGTATGGGTGCAGGATTCTATTTACCTATTGTTTTAGGAATATTATTAGGAATTTTACCTTTAGTCGTATTTTTATGGTTAGCAAATCAAAATAATAACCAAGAAAAGAATGCTTCTGCTGAAACTTTAGCTTCTGTGCCTCAGTAA
- a CDS encoding tetratricopeptide repeat protein → MSRFFIISLLKIVLSRRYLLSILVFFGIFSFSPALKAQALLPYTPELNQDFFDNYGSQLLQDAVQLTRFQEYELAVSRAKLAVQLSPNRYEPWFILGTLEIQSNNLEQGVKALQEAKKLAPQQADVLFSLGNSYFQVGDYEASVKELQAGLKINTEVPQSYFDLGNAYFKLTKYSEAIASYQQAVKLEAEFWPAINNIGLIKYEQGKIDQAIESWRKALKIDSKQAEPTLAIAVGLYAQGKQEEAVKLGQTALKMDNSYGSIEFLKENLWGEKLLNDTRKFFTNKDIEPLVKKETSSN, encoded by the coding sequence TTGTCCAGATTTTTTATTATTAGCTTGTTAAAAATAGTGTTATCCCGTCGTTATCTCCTCTCTATTTTAGTTTTTTTCGGTATTTTCTCTTTTTCCCCCGCTTTGAAAGCACAAGCCTTATTACCCTATACTCCTGAATTGAATCAGGATTTTTTTGATAATTATGGTTCTCAGTTGTTACAAGATGCTGTTCAATTAACTCGTTTTCAAGAATATGAATTAGCAGTATCTAGGGCAAAATTGGCGGTGCAATTATCTCCGAATCGTTATGAGCCTTGGTTTATTTTAGGTACTTTAGAAATTCAATCAAATAATCTTGAACAAGGGGTAAAAGCCTTACAAGAGGCGAAAAAGTTAGCTCCTCAACAAGCTGATGTGTTATTTTCCTTGGGTAATTCTTATTTTCAAGTGGGAGATTATGAGGCTTCAGTCAAAGAGTTACAAGCAGGTTTAAAAATAAATACAGAAGTACCTCAATCTTATTTTGATCTTGGTAATGCTTACTTTAAATTAACTAAATATTCTGAGGCGATCGCCTCCTATCAACAAGCTGTAAAATTAGAAGCTGAATTTTGGCCTGCTATTAATAATATTGGTTTGATTAAGTATGAACAAGGAAAAATTGATCAAGCTATTGAATCATGGCGTAAGGCTTTGAAAATTGACTCTAAACAAGCCGAACCCACTTTGGCGATCGCCGTAGGTCTTTATGCTCAAGGAAAACAGGAAGAAGCAGTAAAATTAGGACAAACGGCTCTAAAAATGGATAACAGCTATGGAAGTATTGAATTTTTAAAAGAAAATCTTTGGGGAGAAAAATTATTAAATGATACTCGTAAATTTTTTACTAATAAAGATATTGAACCTTTAGTAAAAAAAGAAACTTCTTCTAATTAG
- the clpB gene encoding ATP-dependent chaperone ClpB, whose translation MQPTDPNKFTEIAWDAIVRSQDICKELKNQNLEVEHLILALLEENTIATKIFSQANIDTTLLNKQLQTFATRQPRMFSVNQLYLGRSLDSMLDRAEICRESWQDEFIGISHLLVAFSEDQRIGKKTLKSFNIDPQDFQIKVKDFKTKIEKEEAQTTEPEETTEKEPPLTKFGRDLTEEAKAGKLDPVIGRDDEVRRVIQVLSRRSKNNPVLIGEPGVGKTAIAEGLAQRIVNGDVPESLKNRQLISLDMGSLIAGAKYRGQFEERLRSVLKEVINSDGQIILFIDELHTVVGAGSREGGAMDAGNLLKPLLARGELRCIGASTLDEYRKHIEKDPALERRFQQVYIKQPSVEDTISILRGLKERYEVHHGVKITDSALIAAATLSHRYITGRFLPDKAIDLVDEAAAKLKMEITSKPVELEVLDRRLMQLQMEQLSLQGEEKNDKSAQDNLERITAEIDDLQIKQRELSSQWLIEKELLDEIHALKEEEKELRLQVEQAERAYDLNTAAQLKYGKLETLQQDIESKEVKLLEIQSQENAMLREDVTESDIAEIVAGWTGIPVNRLLETERQKLLELESHLHDRVIGQNEAVAIVSAAIRRARAGMKDPSRPIGSFLFMGPTGVGKTELARALAAFLFDSEDAMIRIDMSEYMEKHAVSRLIGAPPGYVGYEEGGQLSEAIRRRPYSVVLLDEVEKAHRDVFNILLQVLDDGRITDSQGRVVDFRNTIIVMTSNIGSEYILKLAGDDKNYEAMKDKVLVALNKHFRPEFLNRIDDLIIFHGLKKEELREIVSLQLVRLQKLLGEQNISIELTPEAQDYIVDVGYDPTYGARPLKRAIQRELENPLATKILENTFTEGDKVMVTFEDDRLVFNKSLDS comes from the coding sequence ATGCAGCCAACTGATCCGAATAAGTTTACTGAAATTGCTTGGGATGCCATCGTGCGATCGCAAGATATTTGTAAAGAGTTAAAAAACCAAAATTTAGAAGTAGAACACTTAATACTAGCTTTATTAGAAGAAAATACGATCGCCACAAAAATTTTTAGTCAAGCCAATATTGATACAACTCTTTTAAATAAGCAATTACAGACATTTGCCACTCGTCAACCAAGAATGTTTAGCGTCAATCAGTTATACTTAGGACGCAGTTTAGATTCAATGTTGGATAGAGCAGAAATTTGTCGAGAAAGTTGGCAGGATGAATTTATCGGCATTTCTCATTTATTAGTTGCTTTTTCCGAAGATCAACGTATTGGGAAAAAAACTCTTAAAAGTTTCAATATCGATCCTCAAGATTTTCAAATCAAAGTCAAAGATTTTAAGACTAAGATTGAGAAAGAAGAAGCCCAAACGACAGAGCCTGAAGAAACAACGGAAAAAGAGCCTCCTTTAACTAAATTTGGACGAGATTTGACAGAAGAAGCGAAAGCTGGTAAACTTGATCCCGTTATCGGTAGAGATGATGAAGTTAGGCGCGTTATTCAAGTTTTATCAAGACGATCGAAAAATAATCCCGTGTTAATTGGTGAGCCGGGAGTCGGTAAAACAGCGATCGCAGAAGGTTTAGCCCAAAGAATTGTTAATGGTGATGTGCCAGAATCCTTGAAAAATCGTCAATTGATTTCCCTTGATATGGGCAGTTTAATCGCTGGTGCTAAATATCGAGGACAATTTGAGGAGAGACTTCGATCGGTATTAAAAGAGGTTATCAACTCCGATGGACAAATAATTTTATTTATCGATGAACTTCATACCGTAGTGGGTGCAGGTTCAAGGGAAGGCGGAGCAATGGACGCTGGAAACCTTCTTAAACCCTTATTGGCAAGGGGAGAATTACGCTGTATCGGGGCGAGTACCCTTGATGAATACCGCAAACATATTGAAAAAGATCCCGCCCTTGAAAGACGTTTTCAACAAGTGTATATCAAACAACCTAGTGTTGAAGATACCATCTCGATTTTACGGGGTTTAAAAGAGCGTTATGAAGTCCATCACGGGGTGAAAATTACCGATTCTGCCTTGATTGCGGCGGCAACTCTTTCTCATCGTTATATTACAGGACGATTTTTACCTGATAAAGCCATTGATTTAGTTGACGAGGCGGCGGCTAAATTGAAAATGGAAATCACCTCAAAGCCTGTAGAATTGGAAGTACTCGATCGACGTTTGATGCAGTTGCAGATGGAGCAGTTATCATTGCAAGGAGAGGAAAAAAATGATAAATCCGCGCAGGATAATTTAGAGCGCATCACCGCAGAAATTGATGATTTACAAATCAAACAGAGAGAATTGTCTTCTCAATGGCTTATCGAAAAAGAATTATTAGACGAAATTCATGCCTTAAAAGAAGAAGAAAAAGAGCTAAGATTACAAGTTGAACAAGCCGAAAGAGCTTATGATTTGAACACCGCCGCCCAGTTAAAATATGGCAAATTAGAGACATTACAGCAGGATATTGAGAGCAAGGAAGTGAAATTACTCGAAATTCAGTCTCAGGAAAACGCCATGCTCAGGGAAGATGTCACGGAGTCAGATATTGCTGAAATTGTGGCAGGATGGACTGGTATCCCCGTTAATCGTCTCTTGGAAACCGAGCGCCAAAAACTCCTCGAATTAGAATCTCATTTGCACGATCGAGTTATCGGACAAAATGAAGCCGTAGCCATTGTTTCCGCTGCCATACGCAGGGCTAGAGCTGGAATGAAAGATCCCAGTCGTCCGATCGGTTCATTCCTGTTTATGGGGCCGACAGGTGTCGGAAAAACCGAATTAGCGAGGGCTTTAGCCGCATTTTTGTTCGACTCAGAAGACGCTATGATCAGAATTGATATGTCTGAGTATATGGAAAAACACGCAGTGTCGAGGTTAATTGGTGCGCCTCCGGGATATGTAGGTTATGAAGAAGGGGGGCAATTGTCGGAAGCTATACGCCGTCGCCCCTATTCCGTTGTCTTACTTGATGAGGTAGAAAAAGCCCATCGGGACGTGTTCAATATCCTTTTGCAAGTCTTAGATGATGGTAGAATTACGGATAGTCAAGGGCGTGTGGTGGATTTTCGCAATACTATTATTGTCATGACTTCTAATATCGGTAGTGAATATATTTTGAAGTTGGCAGGGGATGATAAAAATTACGAAGCGATGAAAGATAAAGTGTTAGTGGCTTTAAACAAGCATTTTCGTCCTGAATTTCTCAATCGTATCGATGACTTAATTATATTTCATGGATTGAAGAAAGAGGAGTTACGGGAAATTGTCAGTTTACAGCTTGTCAGGTTACAAAAACTATTAGGAGAACAAAATATTTCGATCGAACTTACTCCTGAAGCACAAGACTATATCGTAGATGTCGGTTATGATCCTACTTACGGCGCTCGTCCATTAAAACGGGCAATACAAAGAGAATTAGAAAATCCATTAGCTACAAAAATTCTTGAAAATACTTTCACTGAAGGAGATAAAGTGATGGTGACTTTTGAGGACGATCGATTAGTATTTAATAAAAGTTTGGATAGTTAA